One genomic region from Vanacampus margaritifer isolate UIUO_Vmar chromosome 2, RoL_Vmar_1.0, whole genome shotgun sequence encodes:
- the eci1 gene encoding enoyl-CoA delta isomerase 1, mitochondrial, with protein sequence MALRAVLRNKRTLSGLFSQLSINTNHGRVCASTVLATHQRNNSTSSKISVNLDQSTGVAVMHMQSPPVNSLSLDFLTEFCISLEKLEMDKSCHGLIITSSVPKVFSAGLDILEMYGKSPERCGEFWKAVQEMWLKLYSSNMVTVAAINGSSPAGGCLMSLTCDCRIMVDNPRYSIGLNETQLGIVAPFWFKDTMVNTVGHRHAEMGLALGVLYSPTEALKIGLVDQIVPEDKLMTTAEQIMAKWLAIPAHARQITKSMMRKPTIDKLTSKREADVQNFVSFITQDAIQKSLRTYLEMLKKRKA encoded by the exons ATGGCGTTGAGAGCAGTTTTGAGGAATAAGCGTACTTTATCAG GCCTATTTTCACAGCTGTCCATCAACACCAATCATGGCAGAGTGTGTGCATCGACGGTGCTGGCTACACATCAGAGGAACAACTCCACATCGTCTAAAATTTCAGTGAATCTGGACCAGAGTACAG GCGTGGCTGTGATGCATATGCAGAGTCCGCCAGTCAACAGCCTCAGTTTGGACTTCCTCACAGAGTTTTGCATCAGCTTGGAGAAGCTAGAAATGGACAAGAGCTGCCATGGCCTCATCATTACCTCT AGTGTACCCAAGGTGTTCTCAGCAGGGCTAGACATCTTGGAGATGTATGGAAAGAGTCCAGAACGCTGTGGGGAGTTCTGGAAAGCTGTTCAGGAGATGTGGCTGAAACTCTACAGTTCCAACATGGTCACTGTAGCTGCAATCAAT GGCTCCAGTCCTGCAGGTGGCTGTTTAATGTCTTTGACCTGTGACTGTAGAATAATGGTGGACAACCCACGGTATAGCATCGGCCTTAATGAGACTCAGCTCGGCATAGTTGCACCTTTTTG GTTTAAAGACACCATGGTTAACACGGTGGGTCACCGCCACGCAGAGATGGGCCTGGCTCTGGGGGTGCTCTACAGCCCAACGGAGGCTCTGAAGATAGGACTGGTGGACCAGATAGTCCCAGAAGATAAGCTCATGACCACAGCCGAGCAGATAATGGCCAAGTGGTTGGCCATTCCAG CCCACGCCAGGCAGATCACCAAGTCCATGATGAGGAAGCCGACCATCGACAAGCTGACATCCAAAAGAGAGGCTGACGTCCAAAACTTTGTGAGTTTCATCACCCAAGACGCCATCCAAAAGTCACTCCGTACGTATCTTGAGATGCTCAAAAAGAGGAAGGCTTGA
- the dnase1 gene encoding deoxyribonuclease-1 yields the protein MTPRMSLVYRLGLFLALLHLSTSLLLGAFNIKSFGDKKASNTTLMNIITKIVHRYDIILIQEVRDNDLSATKKLMHNVNRGSPQFRYKHIVSEPLGRSSYKERYLFLYREETVSVAKSYTYDDGCEPCGNDTFIREPFVVMFSSNDTVVRNFVLIPQHTSPDFALQEVDELYDVVTDVRTRWNTNDIILLGDFNTDCNYVMESEWTQIRLFTDKSFHWLIPNEADTTVSHTDCAYDRIVVTDDTKKGVVQHSAEVYDFMVDLNLSFSMALAVSDHYPVEVKLIV from the exons aTGACCCCCAGGATGAGTTTGGTGTACCGGTTGGGTCTTTTTTTGGCCCTGCTGCATCTGTCTACATCTTTGCTGTTGGGAGCCTTCAACATCAAGTCTTTTGGTGACAAGAAAGCCTCCAACACAACCTTGATGAACATCATCACCAAG ATCGTCCACCGCTACGACATCATTCTGATCCAGGAGGTCCGAGACAATGACCTCTCAGCCACCAAAAAACTCATGCATAATGTCAACAG aggTTCTCCACAATTTAGGTACAAGCATATTGTCAGCGAGCCTTTGGGTCGTAGTTCCTACAAGGAACGCTATCTCTTTCTATACAG GGAGGAGACCGTGTCAGTGGCAAAAAGTTACACGTATGACGACGGTTGTGAGCCGTGTGGGAATGACACTTTTATAAGGGAGCCCTTTGTCGTCATGTTCTCCTCAAATGACACTG TTGTGAGGAACTTCGTTCTGATCCCACAACACACTTCGCCAGACTTTGCCTTGCAGGAGGTAGACGAGCTCTACGATGTGGTGACTGATGTCCGTACCAGATGGAACACCAAT GACATCATTCTTCTCGGTGACTTCAACACAGACTGCAACTATGTCATGGAGTCAGAGTGGACGCAGATCCGCCTCTTTACAGACAAGAGCTTCCATTGGTTGATCCCTAATGAAGCCGACACCACAGTGTCACACACCGATTGTGCATATGACAG GATTGTGGTGACTGACGACACAAAGAAGGGAGTAGTGCAGCACAGTGCTGAGGTGTACGACTTCATGGTGGATCTGAATCTCAGCTTCAGTATG GCATTGGCTGTCAGTGACCATTACCCTGTGGAGGTGAAGCTGATTGTTTGA